One genomic segment of Alphaproteobacteria bacterium HT1-32 includes these proteins:
- a CDS encoding ABC transporter permease subunit, which yields MFASDRLMLCGLAFFVVCLSALPLGRLLLEGVAPGGDPGLDVAREVLSSKSTWLATQRSMITGIGGAVISVVLGSIFALLVALTDIRAKGPLVFCFMIPMMIPPQITALSWIQLFGPSSALLNALGIAPPLGSPHPMYSQEGIILLLGVQHAPLVFLALRAGLRSLPREMVEAARISGSGRLRVMFDVVVPLMTPPLIAGGALAFVSAIGNFGIPAMLGTPISYTTLPVLIYQRLSGFGPSIISEVAILSIIIGVIALTGLLVQSWMLSRRDYRTIGAPSRTLDLTLGRLRPVAESGCWMVIAMILIAPLLALVATSLVSAYGVRLSFETATLEAYSEVIFRQEVTGRAFRNSFILAGGAAIVLMFVAIPLGYFIAWRRSGVTRFLDIAAETPYALPGVVLAIACILIFLKPIPLLDISIYGTLWIIFAAYLGRFLTLGLRPVISAFIQTDRSLEEAAQSSGAGFLMRLRSAIAPAIAPSAAAGAILVFMTAFNELTVSALLWSSGTETLGVVVFNLDDGGYSVLASAVAVLAVIAILVLMTAVHALSGRLPKGVLPWQT from the coding sequence ATGTTTGCCAGCGACCGGCTGATGCTGTGCGGCCTGGCCTTCTTTGTTGTCTGCCTCAGTGCCCTGCCACTTGGGCGCCTGCTGCTTGAGGGCGTTGCGCCGGGCGGAGACCCCGGGCTGGATGTTGCCCGGGAAGTCCTGTCCTCAAAATCAACCTGGCTGGCGACCCAGCGTTCGATGATTACCGGGATTGGCGGGGCGGTGATCTCGGTTGTGCTCGGGTCGATCTTTGCGCTGCTGGTGGCGCTGACGGATATCCGGGCCAAGGGGCCGCTGGTCTTCTGCTTCATGATTCCCATGATGATCCCACCGCAGATCACGGCTCTCAGCTGGATACAGTTGTTTGGTCCGTCCAGTGCCTTGCTGAATGCTCTGGGAATTGCACCGCCGCTTGGTTCGCCCCATCCGATGTATTCGCAGGAAGGTATTATCCTGCTGCTTGGTGTGCAGCATGCACCGCTGGTGTTTCTGGCCCTCCGGGCGGGGCTGCGGTCTCTCCCCCGCGAAATGGTTGAAGCGGCCCGTATTTCCGGCAGTGGTCGCCTGCGGGTGATGTTTGATGTGGTTGTTCCCCTGATGACACCACCACTGATTGCCGGCGGCGCGCTGGCTTTTGTTTCCGCTATCGGAAATTTCGGTATTCCGGCGATGCTGGGGACGCCGATTTCCTATACAACCCTGCCGGTGCTGATCTATCAGCGCCTCTCCGGCTTTGGCCCGTCGATCATTTCTGAAGTTGCCATTCTGTCGATCATCATCGGGGTTATTGCGCTGACCGGTCTGCTGGTTCAGAGCTGGATGTTGTCACGCCGGGATTACCGGACCATTGGTGCTCCCTCCCGTACCCTTGACCTGACACTCGGTCGCTTGCGTCCGGTTGCGGAAAGCGGGTGCTGGATGGTCATCGCCATGATCCTGATTGCTCCGTTGCTGGCACTGGTCGCCACCTCACTGGTATCTGCCTATGGCGTGCGTCTGAGCTTTGAGACGGCAACACTGGAAGCCTATAGCGAAGTGATCTTCCGGCAGGAGGTGACGGGCCGGGCCTTCCGGAATTCCTTCATTCTGGCAGGGGGGGCAGCAATCGTGCTGATGTTTGTTGCCATCCCGCTGGGTTATTTCATCGCCTGGCGCCGTTCCGGCGTGACCCGGTTCCTCGATATTGCGGCCGAGACACCCTATGCCCTGCCGGGTGTCGTGCTGGCTATTGCCTGTATTCTGATTTTCCTGAAACCGATTCCGCTGCTGGATATCAGCATTTATGGAACGCTCTGGATCATCTTCGCGGCTTATCTCGGACGGTTTCTGACATTGGGGCTGCGTCCGGTCATCAGCGCCTTTATTCAGACAGACCGGTCGCTGGAGGAAGCCGCACAATCCAGTGGTGCCGGGTTCCTGATGCGTCTGCGTTCTGCGATTGCCCCGGCGATTGCTCCGTCGGCGGCGGCGGGAGCAATTCTTGTCTTCATGACGGCGTTCAATGAGCTGACGGTGTCGGCCCTGCTCTGGTCGTCAGGTACGGAGACGCTGGGGGTTGTTGTCTTTAATCTGGATGACGGCGGCTATTCGGTGCTGGCATCTGCTGTCGCCGTTCTCGCAGTCATCGCCATTCTTGTTCTCATGACTGCCGTCCATGCCCTGTCCGGACGGCTGCCGAAGGGGGTACTGCCATGGCAGACCTGA
- a CDS encoding AMP-binding protein encodes MSARTIHDLLGPARDDADAISAPDRPALSYLGLRELTERTTGTLNSLGLGHGDAVAIVLPNGPEMATAFVTMAAAVTTAPLNPAYRAEEFDFYLQDLEARALVVQSGDETPAREVAAKLGIPVIELTPGTAAGDFTLSGTSAGPARTDGPQDPDAIALVLHTSGTTSRPKIVPLSQRNICASASNVAASLALTSADRCLNVMPLFHIHGLIAAVLSSLSAGASIFCSPGFNALRFFSWMDEAHPTWYTAVPTMHQAILSRAARNPDSIKTSPLRFIRSSSASLPPQVMAALEETFDAPVIEAYGMTEAAHQMAANPLPPKARKPGSVGQQAGPEVSIMSLDGKLLTTGETGEVVIRGENVFGGYRNNPTANAEAFTDGWFRTGDQGVLDDEGYLRITGRLKEIINRGGEKVSPREVDEVLMDHPAVGQAVTFALPHDKLGEEVAAAIVLREGGIATEPQIREFAANRLADFKVPKKIVFLDEIPKGATGKLQRIGLADKLGLTS; translated from the coding sequence ATGTCCGCCAGAACCATTCACGATCTGCTGGGCCCTGCCCGCGACGATGCCGATGCCATTTCTGCCCCCGACCGCCCGGCCCTCAGTTACCTCGGCCTGCGCGAACTGACTGAACGCACAACCGGAACCCTGAACAGCCTCGGCCTTGGCCACGGGGATGCCGTTGCCATTGTGCTGCCGAACGGGCCGGAAATGGCGACCGCCTTTGTGACCATGGCTGCCGCCGTTACCACCGCCCCCCTGAACCCGGCTTACCGGGCAGAGGAATTCGATTTCTATCTGCAGGATCTGGAAGCCCGCGCTCTGGTCGTCCAGAGCGGAGACGAGACACCGGCCCGGGAGGTTGCGGCAAAACTCGGCATTCCCGTCATCGAGCTGACGCCCGGCACTGCCGCCGGTGATTTCACCCTGAGCGGCACCTCTGCCGGCCCCGCCCGCACTGATGGCCCGCAGGACCCGGATGCCATCGCGCTGGTACTGCATACATCGGGCACGACATCGCGGCCAAAAATCGTCCCCCTGTCGCAGCGTAATATCTGTGCCTCCGCCAGCAATGTCGCGGCGAGCCTGGCGCTGACCAGCGCTGACCGCTGTCTCAACGTGATGCCCCTGTTCCATATTCACGGGCTGATTGCGGCTGTTTTGTCGTCACTTTCCGCCGGGGCCTCGATCTTCTGTAGTCCCGGCTTCAATGCGCTGCGTTTCTTCAGCTGGATGGATGAAGCCCATCCGACCTGGTACACCGCCGTCCCGACCATGCATCAGGCAATCCTGTCGCGGGCTGCCCGCAACCCCGACAGTATCAAGACCTCTCCCCTGCGTTTCATCCGTTCTTCCTCTGCCTCGTTGCCGCCGCAGGTCATGGCTGCGCTGGAGGAAACCTTTGATGCGCCGGTCATCGAAGCCTATGGCATGACCGAGGCGGCCCACCAGATGGCTGCCAACCCGCTGCCACCGAAGGCCCGCAAGCCCGGCAGCGTCGGCCAGCAGGCCGGGCCGGAAGTCAGCATCATGTCACTGGACGGAAAACTGCTCACCACCGGAGAGACCGGTGAGGTTGTCATCCGTGGCGAGAATGTTTTCGGTGGCTATCGCAACAACCCCACGGCGAACGCCGAAGCCTTTACCGATGGATGGTTTCGGACCGGCGATCAGGGCGTTCTTGATGACGAAGGATATCTGCGGATTACCGGCCGTCTGAAGGAGATCATCAACCGGGGCGGGGAAAAAGTCTCCCCCCGTGAAGTTGACGAAGTGCTGATGGATCACCCCGCCGTGGGACAGGCCGTCACCTTTGCCCTGCCCCACGACAAGCTGGGCGAGGAAGTTGCCGCAGCCATCGTGCTGCGCGAAGGGGGAATCGCCACCGAACCCCAGATCCGGGAGTTTGCCGCAAACCGGCTGGCGGACTTCAAGGTGCCAAAGAAAATCGTCTTCCTTGATGAAATTCCAAAGGGCGCGACAGGCAAACTCCAGCGCATCGGGCTGGCAGACAAGCTGGGGCTGACGTCATGA
- a CDS encoding 2-dehydropantoate 2-reductase yields MKICIYGAGAIGGYLGAGLSMAGEDVTLIARGPHLAAMKANGLKLLSGGEEHVCHPACTDDPAEAGPQDVVIIGLKAHSLPKIAPTVAPLLHDDTMIVTAQNGIPYWYFYKEGGKYDGTRISSVDPDGSVWKHMDPARAIGCVVYPACDIIEPGVIRHVKGNRFQIGEPDGSRSDRIRELSKVMMNAGFKSPPRTRIRDDIWVKLWGNLSFNPISVLTHATLDILASDPNTVPVIREIMVESQTVATELGIKFPVDVDTRITWGGDVGAHKTSMLQDLEAGRPMEIDAIVGAVSELGRLTGIATPTIDRILGLVRQRARIAGCYDG; encoded by the coding sequence ATGAAAATCTGCATCTATGGCGCCGGCGCAATCGGCGGATATCTCGGGGCCGGTCTTTCCATGGCAGGTGAAGACGTCACGCTGATCGCCCGTGGTCCGCATCTCGCCGCCATGAAGGCCAACGGGCTGAAGCTGCTGAGCGGTGGCGAGGAACATGTCTGTCATCCCGCCTGTACGGACGATCCGGCAGAAGCCGGACCGCAGGATGTGGTCATCATCGGCCTGAAAGCTCATTCCCTGCCGAAGATTGCCCCCACCGTCGCACCGCTGCTGCATGACGATACGATGATCGTCACCGCACAGAACGGCATCCCCTACTGGTATTTCTACAAGGAGGGCGGCAAGTATGACGGCACAAGAATTAGCAGCGTCGATCCGGACGGGTCGGTCTGGAAGCATATGGACCCGGCACGGGCCATCGGCTGTGTTGTCTATCCGGCCTGTGACATCATCGAACCCGGCGTCATCCGGCATGTGAAGGGTAACCGTTTCCAGATTGGCGAGCCGGATGGCAGCCGGTCAGACCGTATCAGGGAACTGTCGAAGGTGATGATGAATGCCGGATTCAAATCGCCCCCCCGCACCCGGATACGTGACGATATCTGGGTCAAGCTGTGGGGTAACCTGTCGTTCAACCCGATCAGCGTGCTGACCCATGCCACACTGGATATCCTCGCCAGCGACCCGAATACAGTACCGGTGATCCGCGAGATCATGGTCGAGTCACAGACCGTGGCAACCGAGCTTGGCATCAAATTTCCGGTCGATGTGGACACCCGAATTACCTGGGGTGGCGATGTCGGGGCCCACAAGACTTCCATGTTGCAGGATCTCGAAGCCGGTCGCCCCATGGAGATTGACGCCATCGTCGGCGCTGTCTCCGAGCTGGGTCGGCTTACCGGAATTGCGACCCCCACCATTGACCGCATCCTCGGGCTGGTACGCCAGCGTGCCCGTATCGCCGGATGCTATGACGGCTGA
- the leuB gene encoding 3-isopropylmalate dehydrogenase — protein sequence MAANKKLLILPGDGIGTEVMAEVRRVIDWMDKRRHVSFDISEDKVGGAAYDEYGTSLADKTLETALSVDAVLFGAVGGAKWDNVERHLRPEAGLLKLRKEMDLFANLRPATCLPALAQASSLKEELVSGLDLMIVRELTGGVYFGEPRGISTLPDGRKQAIDTQIYASDEIERVCRVAFELAGKRSGKLHSVEKANVMETGVLWRQIATEVAKDFPDITTEHMYADNCAMQLVRNPKQFDVIVTDNLFGDILSDCAAMLTGSLGMLPSASLGAADDSGRRRALYEPVHGSAPDIAGTDKANPLATLLSYAMTLRYSFDMTEDADLIEQGVMNLLASGMRTGDIMQDGKTLTSCTGMGKALIGELDKLAA from the coding sequence ATGGCTGCCAATAAAAAATTGCTGATCTTGCCCGGTGATGGCATCGGCACGGAAGTAATGGCTGAAGTACGGCGCGTCATCGACTGGATGGACAAGCGCCGCCATGTCTCCTTCGACATCAGCGAAGACAAGGTTGGTGGTGCGGCTTATGACGAATATGGCACCTCGCTGGCCGACAAGACGCTGGAAACCGCACTCTCTGTCGATGCGGTGCTGTTCGGTGCTGTTGGCGGTGCGAAATGGGATAATGTCGAACGCCATCTGCGTCCGGAAGCGGGTCTGCTGAAACTCCGCAAGGAAATGGACCTGTTCGCCAATCTTCGCCCGGCGACCTGCCTGCCGGCACTAGCACAGGCCTCCAGCCTGAAGGAAGAACTGGTCTCCGGCCTCGACCTGATGATCGTTCGCGAACTGACCGGCGGTGTCTATTTCGGTGAACCACGCGGCATTTCCACCCTCCCGGACGGCCGCAAGCAGGCCATTGATACACAGATCTACGCCTCCGATGAAATCGAGCGGGTCTGCCGGGTGGCCTTTGAACTGGCTGGCAAGCGTTCCGGCAAGCTGCATTCCGTCGAGAAGGCGAATGTCATGGAGACCGGTGTGCTGTGGCGTCAGATTGCCACCGAAGTGGCGAAGGACTTCCCGGACATCACCACCGAACATATGTATGCCGACAACTGCGCCATGCAGCTGGTCCGCAACCCCAAGCAGTTCGACGTCATTGTGACCGACAACCTGTTCGGTGATATCCTGTCGGATTGTGCGGCCATGCTGACCGGCTCACTCGGCATGCTGCCGTCAGCCTCTCTCGGTGCTGCCGACGATTCCGGCCGCCGCCGCGCCCTCTACGAGCCGGTACATGGCTCCGCCCCCGACATTGCGGGCACCGACAAGGCCAACCCGCTGGCAACCCTGCTCAGCTATGCGATGACGCTGCGTTACAGCTTCGACATGACAGAAGATGCCGACCTGATCGAACAGGGTGTCATGAACCTTCTGGCCAGCGGCATGCGTACCGGTGACATCATGCAGGACGGCAAGACCCTGACCTCCTGCACCGGCATGGGCAAAGCCCTGATCGGCGAACTGGACAAGCTGGCCGCTTAA
- a CDS encoding FCD domain-containing protein — MTVQQTRFIRPGSLAEAARREIERLIVAGDLPPGERINELHLARSMGISRGPVREALREMKADGLLRSEPNRGVYVQAISAAEALEAFGERSALCCHTVREVVRKPVAGLVLMLRQQVEDMQLAADCDDHARYYELNDVFHTTIVDAAGNRRISHNHERTLRDLRLYRMRTLVHGRGLKKSNEEHRAIVDAIAAGDADRAGQLMEDHIWKGREAFISRPENFNSEDGNKPGGKAT; from the coding sequence ATGACTGTCCAGCAGACCAGATTCATCCGGCCGGGTTCCCTTGCGGAAGCAGCACGCCGGGAAATAGAGCGGCTGATCGTTGCCGGTGATCTGCCGCCGGGTGAACGGATCAATGAACTGCATCTCGCCCGCAGCATGGGGATCAGCCGGGGGCCGGTTCGCGAGGCATTGCGGGAAATGAAGGCTGATGGCCTGTTGCGCAGTGAACCCAACCGGGGCGTTTATGTGCAGGCCATTTCCGCAGCGGAGGCGCTGGAAGCCTTTGGTGAACGCTCGGCGCTCTGTTGTCACACGGTTCGGGAGGTGGTGCGCAAGCCGGTCGCCGGTCTGGTGCTGATGCTTCGCCAGCAGGTTGAGGATATGCAGCTTGCCGCCGATTGTGATGATCACGCCCGGTATTATGAACTCAATGACGTCTTTCATACGACGATTGTCGATGCGGCGGGAAACCGGCGTATCTCGCATAATCATGAACGCACCCTGCGGGATCTGCGGCTTTACCGCATGCGGACCCTTGTGCATGGCCGGGGCCTGAAAAAATCGAATGAAGAACATCGGGCCATTGTCGACGCTATCGCCGCGGGCGATGCAGACCGGGCAGGGCAACTGATGGAAGATCATATCTGGAAGGGCCGGGAGGCGTTCATCTCCCGTCCGGAGAATTTCAACTCTGAGGACGGCAACAAGCCGGGAGGAAAAGCGACATGA
- a CDS encoding multidrug ABC transporter permease: MQVRSVGLVNWMGIATLVRREWLRMVDIYKITLLAPAVTALLMLAVFGLILGDLRETIGGVPAILFIAPGLVAYAMMERTFEDSSISLMFDKMEGIIGDVLVPPMGPGELITGYLLSGIINGLLNLAIVGSVVWLCSPMTVEAPLRLLLFVPAILLLLSSLGMVLGIFANKWDQWQAVETFAFMPLTYLSGMFFTADRLPESLRWIVEINPLYYAIDGMRGGFLGQSEVAPLTGFSVVLGSALAVTAAVWLMFRSGYRLKD, encoded by the coding sequence GTGCAGGTCCGCAGCGTCGGTCTCGTCAACTGGATGGGCATCGCGACGCTGGTCCGCCGTGAATGGCTGCGGATGGTCGATATCTACAAGATCACCCTGCTGGCCCCGGCCGTCACCGCGCTGCTGATGCTGGCGGTCTTCGGGCTGATTCTGGGCGATCTGCGGGAGACGATAGGCGGCGTTCCGGCGATCCTGTTCATCGCTCCCGGCCTTGTGGCCTATGCCATGATGGAACGGACTTTTGAAGATTCCTCGATCTCCCTCATGTTCGACAAGATGGAGGGCATTATCGGTGATGTACTGGTCCCCCCGATGGGGCCGGGTGAGCTGATTACCGGTTACCTGCTGTCGGGCATCATCAACGGACTGCTGAACCTTGCGATTGTCGGCAGCGTCGTCTGGCTCTGTTCACCAATGACGGTCGAAGCCCCGCTGCGCCTGTTGTTGTTTGTCCCGGCGATCCTGCTGCTGCTGTCGTCTCTTGGCATGGTCCTCGGCATCTTCGCCAATAAATGGGACCAGTGGCAGGCCGTGGAAACCTTCGCTTTCATGCCGCTGACCTATCTTTCCGGCATGTTCTTCACCGCCGACCGTCTGCCCGAATCGCTGCGCTGGATCGTCGAGATCAATCCGCTTTATTACGCGATTGATGGTATGCGGGGCGGCTTTCTCGGCCAGTCTGAAGTCGCCCCGCTGACCGGCTTCAGCGTGGTGCTGGGATCAGCCCTCGCAGTCACCGCCGCCGTCTGGCTGATGTTCCGGTCCGGATATCGCCTGAAAGACTGA
- a CDS encoding MFS transporter, whose amino-acid sequence MWVAIKSAWALLVGIGFIMLGNGLQGTLLGVRASSEDFGDATTGIIMSGYYVGFFLGSIIVPKFVSRVGHIRVFAALATIASSTVLIHAVFVDPVPWVLMRIVTGFAYAGLYIVAESWLNEVATNKTRGTLLSIYMVVSMGAVGAGQFMLVLSDPDGFVLFILVSVIVSCSLVPLAISTSRAPGFDKPSRISLREIFDACPTGVLVSFLNGLGFGAIFSIGAVYARAIGFSLGETSVFMAASFIAPVFVLWPIGALSDRLDRRLVIFGIAVISAAAAGAVALLTAEASFIWLVIAFGTLGAFSTPIYSLCIAYTNDYLEYEQMVAASAKLVLVNGLGAVAGPVTVATAMSWYGDAAFGWTLGAIYGAIALFVAYRMTVRSSLPAEDQTSYVAVSPRGSMVAAIMTADEMEETGSDNTDTDKAGTGEGQIKISETA is encoded by the coding sequence ATGTGGGTAGCTATCAAATCGGCCTGGGCGCTGCTCGTTGGCATCGGCTTCATCATGCTTGGCAATGGCCTGCAGGGTACCCTGCTTGGCGTTCGTGCATCCTCGGAAGATTTTGGGGATGCGACCACCGGTATCATCATGTCCGGCTATTATGTCGGCTTCTTTCTCGGCAGCATCATTGTACCGAAATTTGTCAGCCGGGTTGGCCATATCCGTGTGTTTGCGGCGCTGGCAACCATCGCCTCTTCTACGGTCCTGATCCATGCTGTCTTTGTCGATCCCGTACCATGGGTGCTGATGCGTATCGTCACCGGCTTTGCCTATGCGGGTCTGTATATCGTTGCGGAAAGCTGGCTGAACGAGGTCGCGACCAATAAGACCCGGGGCACGCTGCTGTCGATCTATATGGTTGTCTCCATGGGGGCGGTCGGGGCCGGTCAGTTCATGCTGGTACTGTCTGACCCGGATGGTTTTGTCCTGTTCATTCTGGTTTCGGTCATCGTTTCCTGCTCGCTGGTGCCACTGGCCATTTCGACATCGCGGGCGCCCGGCTTCGACAAGCCGTCGCGGATCAGTCTGCGTGAGATATTTGATGCCTGTCCGACCGGGGTGCTGGTTTCCTTTCTCAATGGTCTTGGCTTTGGCGCGATCTTTTCCATCGGTGCGGTGTATGCCCGCGCCATCGGCTTCAGTCTGGGTGAGACCTCGGTTTTCATGGCGGCTTCCTTCATAGCGCCGGTTTTCGTGCTCTGGCCGATTGGCGCCCTGTCAGACAGGCTGGACCGCCGTCTGGTTATTTTCGGTATTGCGGTAATTTCCGCCGCCGCTGCCGGTGCCGTGGCACTGCTGACGGCAGAAGCCAGCTTCATCTGGCTGGTGATTGCTTTCGGTACATTGGGGGCATTCTCGACACCGATCTATTCACTCTGCATCGCCTACACCAATGACTATCTGGAATATGAACAGATGGTAGCCGCCTCGGCAAAGCTGGTGCTGGTCAATGGACTGGGTGCTGTTGCCGGGCCGGTGACGGTGGCGACTGCGATGAGCTGGTATGGTGATGCCGCCTTTGGCTGGACGCTGGGCGCAATTTACGGAGCGATTGCGCTGTTTGTCGCCTACCGGATGACCGTCCGCAGTTCGCTGCCGGCAGAAGACCAGACCAGCTATGTCGCGGTCTCGCCGCGCGGCTCGATGGTGGCGGCGATCATGACAGCGGATGAAATGGAAGAAACCGGTTCCGACAACACGGATACTGACAAGGCAGGGACCGGAGAAGGCCAGATAAAGATATCGGAAACAGCCTGA
- a CDS encoding ATP-binding cassette domain-containing protein yields MADLKITSVWKHFGEDAAVAEVSLAAMSGEFIALLGPSGCGKTTLLRLIAGFERPTGGHIRLGNRDMVDGNGLFIPPEHRRVGMVFQSYALWPHMNVAENVGYPLRVRGLRGAEANRRIDLALEQVGLGGLGDRRPANLSGGQRQRVALARCLAMEPDIVLLDEPLANLDAHLRESMQHQFRAFHQTTGATMVYVTHDQAEAMALADRIAVMDKGRIVQLAPPPELYDRPANEMVARFIGRGQVVTVTGAGEQPDGKCLVRIGEQVFSVRGHVDVGQPARLCIRPEWMTIGEAGAEGAISAKIQSRTYRGPVSSLEVAVSDDLTLSAEVPGYAGQIGDAVGVLIRDGWVLPG; encoded by the coding sequence ATGGCAGACCTGAAAATCACATCTGTCTGGAAACATTTCGGAGAAGACGCCGCGGTTGCGGAGGTCTCGCTGGCCGCAATGTCGGGCGAGTTCATCGCCCTGCTGGGGCCTTCCGGCTGTGGCAAAACCACGCTGCTGCGGCTGATTGCCGGTTTTGAACGCCCCACGGGAGGGCATATCCGTCTCGGTAACCGTGATATGGTTGACGGGAACGGTCTGTTTATTCCGCCCGAACACCGGCGGGTCGGTATGGTTTTTCAGTCCTATGCGCTCTGGCCGCATATGAATGTTGCCGAAAATGTCGGCTATCCCCTGCGGGTACGGGGATTGCGCGGGGCCGAGGCCAATCGCAGGATTGACCTGGCTCTGGAACAGGTCGGGCTGGGCGGGCTCGGTGACCGCAGGCCGGCCAACCTCAGCGGTGGCCAGCGCCAGCGTGTCGCACTGGCCCGCTGCCTGGCGATGGAACCGGATATCGTTCTGCTGGATGAACCCCTCGCCAATCTGGATGCCCATCTGCGCGAATCGATGCAGCATCAGTTCCGTGCCTTTCATCAGACCACCGGTGCCACGATGGTCTATGTGACCCATGATCAGGCTGAGGCGATGGCCCTTGCGGACCGCATTGCAGTCATGGACAAGGGCAGGATCGTGCAGCTTGCACCGCCTCCGGAACTCTATGACCGCCCGGCAAACGAAATGGTGGCGCGTTTTATCGGGCGCGGTCAGGTGGTGACGGTTACCGGGGCTGGCGAACAGCCGGACGGCAAATGTCTGGTGCGGATCGGCGAACAGGTGTTTTCGGTACGCGGGCATGTTGATGTCGGCCAGCCCGCCCGGCTGTGCATCCGGCCGGAATGGATGACGATCGGCGAAGCCGGTGCGGAAGGGGCGATTAGCGCGAAAATTCAAAGCCGGACCTATCGCGGTCCGGTGAGCAGTCTGGAGGTCGCTGTCAGCGACGACTTGACCTTGTCGGCAGAAGTTCCGGGCTATGCCGGACAGATTGGTGATGCCGTTGGTGTCCTGATCCGGGATGGCTGGGTATTGCCCGGATAG
- a CDS encoding ABC transporter permease, translating to MVPQPRVIGYINWLGLWTLYMKEVRRFTSVYTQTLMAPIVTTLLFLTIFWLALGGAVREVGGVPFLAFLAPGLVMMAIAQNAFANTSSSFVISKIQGNIVDVLMPPLGAGELLTAFALGGMTRGLCVGIVVLLAMAFVAPIGVDNLFLIVFHAAAASLLLSLLGILGGIWAEKFDHIAAVTNFVVTPLSFLSGTFYSIERLPETVQTIAHFNPFFYMIDGFRAGFIGRSDTDPMLGVAVMLGVDLMLWALCYRLLRCGYKLKA from the coding sequence ATGGTTCCGCAACCCCGTGTCATCGGCTACATCAACTGGCTAGGTCTCTGGACCCTTTATATGAAGGAGGTCCGGCGGTTCACCTCGGTCTATACCCAGACCCTGATGGCTCCGATTGTCACCACATTGCTGTTTCTGACGATCTTCTGGCTGGCGCTGGGCGGCGCGGTGCGGGAAGTCGGCGGGGTGCCGTTCCTGGCTTTTCTGGCGCCGGGTCTGGTGATGATGGCCATTGCGCAGAACGCTTTTGCGAACACGTCCTCATCCTTCGTAATCTCGAAAATTCAGGGCAATATCGTTGATGTGCTGATGCCACCGCTGGGGGCTGGCGAGTTGCTCACGGCCTTTGCACTGGGGGGCATGACCCGTGGCCTGTGCGTCGGGATTGTCGTGCTGCTGGCGATGGCCTTTGTTGCCCCGATCGGAGTCGACAATCTGTTCCTGATTGTTTTCCATGCCGCGGCGGCGTCGCTGTTGCTGTCGCTGCTTGGCATACTCGGCGGTATCTGGGCCGAGAAGTTCGATCATATCGCAGCAGTGACCAATTTCGTCGTCACGCCGCTCAGCTTTCTTTCCGGTACTTTCTATTCCATTGAGCGCCTGCCCGAGACGGTGCAGACCATCGCACATTTCAACCCGTTCTTTTACATGATCGACGGCTTCCGCGCCGGTTTCATCGGTCGTTCGGACACTGATCCCATGCTGGGTGTAGCGGTTATGCTGGGGGTTGATCTGATGCTCTGGGCACTCTGCTACCGGTTACTCCGGTGCGGCTACAAGCTGAAAGCCTGA
- a CDS encoding SUMF1/EgtB/PvdO family nonheme iron enzyme yields MRISALLAVVLFCLAAGSAQAQDAGKFFQDCPKCPEMAVIPAGEFIMGDKAGRPTEKPTVRVKLARPFALSRTEITWDHWQACVAAKGCDAIASDHGWGRGKRPVINMTFAQAEAYIAWLSRITGKTYRMPSEAEWEYAARGGTRTHYWWGDEIGQGLANCRECGAGEFSGHKSAPTRTFKPNPFGLYEMHGNIWEWTADCWHPNHEGADPTGKPRVTEKCLLKTIRSGSWYYFSPVSKAASRAKNDARMKSYNIGIRVAREMD; encoded by the coding sequence ATGCGCATCTCTGCCCTCCTTGCCGTTGTTCTGTTCTGTCTTGCTGCCGGTTCTGCACAGGCACAGGATGCCGGAAAGTTTTTTCAGGACTGTCCGAAATGCCCGGAGATGGCGGTCATCCCCGCTGGCGAATTCATCATGGGCGACAAGGCGGGACGGCCGACCGAAAAGCCGACGGTACGGGTAAAGCTGGCCAGGCCGTTTGCCCTGTCCCGGACAGAAATTACCTGGGACCACTGGCAGGCCTGTGTTGCTGCGAAAGGCTGTGATGCCATTGCCAGCGATCATGGCTGGGGCCGGGGAAAACGGCCCGTCATCAACATGACCTTCGCGCAGGCCGAAGCCTATATCGCATGGTTGTCGCGGATCACCGGCAAGACCTATCGCATGCCATCAGAAGCAGAATGGGAATATGCCGCACGGGGCGGCACCCGCACCCATTACTGGTGGGGTGACGAAATCGGACAGGGACTGGCGAACTGCCGGGAATGTGGTGCCGGTGAATTCAGCGGACACAAAAGCGCACCAACCCGCACTTTCAAGCCGAACCCCTTTGGCCTGTATGAAATGCATGGCAATATCTGGGAATGGACGGCTGATTGCTGGCACCCGAATCATGAGGGGGCTGATCCCACAGGCAAACCGCGGGTGACTGAAAAGTGCCTGCTGAAGACGATCCGTTCCGGGTCCTGGTACTATTTCTCGCCGGTTTCAAAAGCTGCCAGCCGGGCCAAGAATGATGCCCGTATGAAAAGCTACAATATCGGTATCCGGGTCGCCCGCGAGATGGATTAG